The proteins below come from a single Methanobacteriaceae archaeon genomic window:
- a CDS encoding DUF11 domain-containing protein — translation MKTRKNQIILLLGLLFLLFATVSTVTAANTIYVNNATGNDNNDGSTPDKAKATIQNGTNTVDDGGTVYVADGTYQEHITINKNVNLIGQSQTGTIIDGTNNGRPLTIQSGTVNLTNFTIRNGGNSNGGGGVYNQGTLNMTQCTISGNTAIYIGGGVYNTGTLTMFGCTVSDNRANIAPSGGGIYNMGGLSMSQCTVSGNSADLGGGVFNCGPLTINCTTFTSNTAKTGGAIYNFATSNINQCNFLSNTAIEGGAIYNLLEGLTANFCRFSGNTAYISGNAVRAISGVNDLEKNWWGLNQPVFSDLLSGVSAPTVWLYMTIDAVPNPVNNGATSLVTVSFNNFFDGTTVTPFNPSVGHIPDLTPVRFQTDKGSIGSKIIDKTTLNGVATATLTADETAGVAKVNGTTDYQTVSKDVTINPKSSLYLTVTPGKINPVAGEVVSYTLKVGNNGPDAAENVVMTYTLPDGMEFAGASDDIGNQWTYDLVTRTLIWNLGTVPVGDPTLLLNLRFLRAGNFLINPQLSTTTYDPTLNEETQSLSVNAQPAPLVVQAASSEVQARSSVSSKTVGMQSTGLPPVGVILTIFMVLGGLISAHKKI, via the coding sequence TTGAAAACAAGAAAAAACCAAATTATCCTTCTTCTAGGTCTGCTATTTCTGTTATTTGCTACTGTTTCTACAGTTACTGCTGCAAACACCATCTACGTTAACAATGCCACGGGAAATGACAACAACGATGGATCAACACCTGACAAGGCCAAAGCCACCATACAAAACGGAACCAACACCGTGGATGACGGTGGAACAGTTTACGTAGCGGATGGAACCTACCAAGAACACATAACCATTAACAAGAACGTAAACCTCATCGGTCAAAGCCAAACAGGCACCATAATCGACGGAACAAACAACGGAAGACCACTAACCATCCAATCCGGAACCGTGAACCTAACCAACTTCACCATACGAAACGGAGGCAATAGTAACGGTGGTGGTGGTGTCTACAATCAGGGTACTTTGAATATGACTCAGTGTACAATTAGTGGAAACACCGCTATATATATTGGTGGTGGTGTCTACAATACGGGTACGTTGACTATGTTTGGATGTACTGTTAGTGATAACAGGGCTAACATTGCTCCAAGTGGTGGTGGTATCTACAATATGGGTGGGTTGAGTATGTCTCAGTGTACGGTTAGTGGAAACTCAGCTGATTTAGGTGGTGGTGTCTTCAATTGTGGTCCGTTGACTATTAATTGTACCACTTTCACCAGTAACACTGCCAAGACAGGTGGAGCCATCTACAACTTTGCTACATCCAACATTAACCAGTGTAACTTCTTAAGCAATACTGCAATTGAAGGAGGAGCAATATATAATCTCCTTGAAGGCCTGACTGCTAATTTCTGCCGTTTTTCGGGTAACACTGCTTATATTTCTGGGAACGCTGTACGTGCTATTTCTGGTGTCAATGACTTGGAAAAGAATTGGTGGGGTTTAAACCAGCCAGTCTTCTCAGATCTGCTTTCAGGAGTATCGGCTCCTACTGTTTGGCTTTATATGACCATCGATGCTGTTCCTAACCCTGTTAATAATGGTGCTACCAGTCTGGTGACAGTGAGTTTCAACAACTTCTTCGACGGAACTACAGTTACTCCGTTTAACCCTTCAGTGGGGCATATACCGGATCTTACTCCGGTTAGGTTCCAGACAGATAAGGGAAGCATCGGAAGTAAAATCATTGACAAAACCACTCTTAATGGTGTGGCCACGGCTACTTTAACTGCTGATGAAACTGCGGGTGTGGCTAAAGTAAACGGAACCACAGATTATCAGACCGTGAGCAAGGATGTGACCATCAATCCCAAATCCAGTCTCTACCTCACAGTTACACCGGGTAAGATCAATCCTGTGGCTGGTGAAGTTGTGAGCTACACTCTTAAAGTGGGTAACAATGGACCGGATGCTGCAGAAAATGTGGTGATGACCTACACCTTACCCGATGGTATGGAGTTTGCAGGAGCCAGCGATGATATAGGCAACCAGTGGACCTATGATCTTGTTACCAGAACCCTGATCTGGAATTTGGGAACTGTGCCTGTGGGAGACCCCACTCTGCTTTTAAACCTGCGCTTTTTACGTGCTGGTAACTTCCTCATCAACCCACAACTGTCAACCACTACCTACGACCCCACCTTAAACGAGGAAACACAGTCCCTATCAGTAAATGCTCAACCAGCACCCCTAGTGGTTCAAGCAGCATCCTCTGAGGTTCAAGCTAGAAGTTCAGTGAGTTCAAAAACCGTGGGTATGCAGAGCACAGGACTACCGCCAGTAGGCGTTATCCTGACCATATTTATGGTACTGGGCGGACTCATATCAGCACACAAAAAAATATAA
- a CDS encoding superoxide dismutase — MAKKVYELPSLPYGYGDLAPYISEEQLQIHHDKHHQAYVDGANALLAKFDSRPGLEFDVKAVAKELSFHVGGFVLHKLFWENMAPAPKGGGEPTSTLAKYINKDFGTFERFKQEFSQVAVSTEGSGWAALTFCRGTDRLFITQIEKHNVNVIPHFRVLMVLDVWEHAYYLDYKNVRPEYVEAFWNIVNWEEVNRRLEVELLSGALNLVDNRRILDMKLEEFRENFDDWLESFEKK; from the coding sequence ATGGCAAAAAAAGTATATGAACTTCCCTCACTACCCTACGGCTACGGAGATCTGGCTCCCTACATATCAGAAGAGCAGCTCCAGATACACCATGATAAACACCACCAGGCTTATGTTGATGGTGCCAATGCACTGCTTGCAAAATTTGACAGCAGACCCGGTCTGGAATTTGATGTGAAAGCCGTGGCCAAGGAGTTATCTTTCCATGTCGGAGGATTCGTCTTACATAAACTCTTCTGGGAGAATATGGCACCTGCACCCAAAGGTGGAGGGGAGCCAACGAGTACCCTAGCCAAGTATATCAATAAAGATTTCGGAACATTTGAAAGGTTTAAACAGGAATTCTCGCAGGTAGCAGTCAGTACTGAAGGTTCAGGATGGGCTGCTTTAACCTTTTGCAGGGGCACGGACCGGCTTTTCATCACCCAGATTGAAAAACACAATGTAAATGTGATCCCCCACTTCCGGGTTTTAATGGTTCTAGATGTGTGGGAACACGCCTATTATTTGGATTACAAGAATGTCCGCCCAGAATATGTGGAGGCCTTCTGGAACATCGTCAACTGGGAAGAAGTCAACCGCCGCCTGGAGGTTGAACTCTTATCAGGAGCTTTGAACCTGGTGGATAACCGTAGGATACTGGACATGAAACTTGAAGAGTTCCGGGAAAACTTTGATGACTGGCTAGAATCCTTTGAGAAAAAGTGA
- a CDS encoding peroxiredoxin, producing MGEKVYELRKIKKKGLGMPLIGDKFPKMEVQTTQGMMKLPKAFKGKWFVLFSHPADFTPVCTTEFVAFQLRYERFREMDCELIGLSVDQVFSHLKWIQWISDNLDVDIEFPIIADTGKVANTLGLIHPNKGTNTVRAVFIVDPQGIIRAMLYYPQELGRNMDEILRMIEGFQTAEEKSVAIPANWPRNEIIGKGLIIPPAADMETAKKRTKEYKCYDWWLCYRNYYKW from the coding sequence ATGGGAGAAAAAGTTTACGAACTAAGAAAAATAAAGAAAAAAGGTTTAGGAATGCCACTTATAGGGGATAAATTTCCTAAAATGGAAGTTCAAACCACCCAGGGAATGATGAAACTACCCAAAGCTTTCAAAGGCAAATGGTTCGTTTTATTCAGCCACCCAGCTGATTTCACACCGGTATGTACCACTGAGTTTGTGGCCTTCCAGCTTCGTTATGAGCGTTTCAGGGAAATGGACTGTGAGCTTATCGGATTATCCGTGGACCAGGTTTTCTCACACCTCAAATGGATTCAGTGGATATCAGATAACTTAGATGTGGACATTGAATTCCCTATAATCGCAGACACGGGTAAAGTTGCCAACACTCTGGGCTTAATCCACCCCAACAAAGGCACTAACACTGTCCGGGCGGTGTTCATCGTTGATCCACAGGGTATTATAAGAGCCATGCTTTACTACCCCCAGGAACTGGGAAGGAACATGGATGAAATTCTCAGAATGATAGAAGGATTCCAAACTGCTGAAGAGAAAAGCGTGGCCATACCCGCCAACTGGCCCCGTAATGAAATTATTGGCAAAGGACTCATCATTCCTCCAGCTGCCGACATGGAAACTGCAAAAAAAAGAACCAAAGAATATAAATGCTATGACTGGTGGTTGTGTTACAGAAACTACTATAAATGGTAG